The following are encoded together in the Streptomyces tsukubensis genome:
- a CDS encoding serine/threonine-protein kinase → MEALAAEDPRRIGAYKLLARLGAGGMGQVYLARSERGRTVAVKLVRHELAEQEEFRNRFRQEVRAAERVSAQWTAPVLDADTEAAIPWVATGYVAGPSLQSVVAHDYGPLPERSVRILAGSLALALKNIHSAGLIHRDLKPSNVLVTIDGPRVIDFGIARALETVTDGGLTRTGAVVGSPGFMAPEQVRGERITQTSDIFCLGSVLAFAASGRLPFGTASSGVHALMFRIAEEEPDLSPLPEGLQDLVGACLIKDPSGRPTLDTILARTGADNTLGDGRTREPWLPAALVAQLGREAVQLLETEEPDRPDATGTARNDSGRNGSERARQGAAGAAAGGAALGAGAGAAAGRRYRDAADPQEEAAEQVRAASGTHGEEAAQEPRGDSGAPPPPGTPAGGQGQNQGRGNAHSQPPPQPQPQPQPQGLNHLPTMAAGPAAGARSGSGAGQAPGPTPQPDHQPVYGYPQPYGAVPQRQGQGAGQGQNMGQGQGAGQNLNQPPQQGHPYGYPQPAAPPYGATPPYGGTPPHGGPPYGQGQTGPGGRQPQRSGRSTAALIAVALVVALGAGGSVYALMREGGDEPGSGHSSSAASSSQGSETPTTTGESESGSTEGDKNANDTDNTSTGGDVPDKFVGSWRSTLEVSGGTQELRMTITQGSTGDTVMTLADSGPAYDCRWTARLNGGDDTLELSPSDLTQGEKPQCSPGKTSRLQLTDPNTLVRQQVGSTKAPVTYTKE, encoded by the coding sequence ATGGAGGCATTGGCAGCGGAAGACCCGCGGCGCATCGGGGCGTACAAGCTCCTCGCACGGCTCGGAGCCGGCGGTATGGGCCAGGTGTATCTGGCCAGGTCCGAGCGGGGGAGGACGGTCGCGGTCAAGCTGGTGCGGCACGAACTCGCCGAGCAGGAGGAGTTCAGGAACCGTTTCCGCCAGGAGGTGCGCGCCGCGGAGAGGGTCAGCGCACAGTGGACGGCACCGGTGCTCGACGCCGACACGGAGGCGGCGATCCCCTGGGTCGCGACGGGGTACGTGGCGGGACCGTCGCTCCAGTCGGTCGTCGCGCACGACTACGGCCCGCTGCCCGAGCGTTCGGTACGCATACTGGCAGGCAGCCTCGCCCTCGCGCTGAAGAACATCCACTCGGCGGGGCTCATCCACCGCGACCTGAAACCGTCGAACGTGCTGGTCACGATCGACGGCCCGCGCGTCATCGACTTCGGTATCGCGCGGGCGCTCGAAACGGTCACTGACGGGGGTCTCACCCGTACCGGCGCGGTGGTCGGCTCGCCGGGCTTCATGGCGCCCGAGCAGGTGCGCGGCGAACGGATCACACAGACCAGCGACATCTTCTGCCTGGGCTCGGTTCTCGCCTTCGCCGCGTCGGGCCGGCTCCCCTTCGGTACGGCGAGCAGCGGCGTGCACGCCCTGATGTTCAGGATCGCCGAGGAGGAGCCCGATCTGAGTCCGTTGCCAGAAGGGCTCCAGGACCTGGTGGGGGCCTGCCTGATCAAGGACCCGAGTGGCCGCCCGACGCTGGACACGATTCTGGCGCGTACCGGCGCGGACAACACGTTGGGCGACGGCCGCACGCGCGAACCGTGGCTTCCCGCGGCGCTCGTGGCGCAACTGGGCAGGGAAGCGGTGCAGTTGCTGGAGACCGAGGAACCGGACAGGCCGGACGCGACGGGCACGGCACGGAACGACTCAGGACGGAACGGCTCCGAGCGGGCCAGGCAGGGCGCCGCGGGTGCGGCGGCGGGCGGCGCGGCTCTCGGCGCGGGAGCGGGAGCGGCGGCCGGGAGACGGTACCGGGACGCGGCGGATCCGCAAGAGGAAGCGGCGGAACAGGTACGAGCGGCCAGCGGGACGCACGGCGAGGAGGCCGCGCAGGAGCCGAGAGGCGACTCCGGGGCACCGCCCCCGCCAGGAACCCCGGCGGGAGGCCAGGGCCAGAACCAGGGACGGGGCAACGCACACAGCCAGCCCCCGCCACAGCCCCAGCCCCAGCCCCAGCCCCAAGGGCTCAACCACCTGCCGACGATGGCGGCGGGCCCGGCGGCGGGAGCGCGCTCGGGATCAGGCGCGGGCCAAGCCCCCGGCCCCACCCCGCAGCCGGACCACCAGCCGGTCTACGGCTACCCGCAACCGTACGGAGCCGTACCTCAGAGACAAGGCCAAGGCGCGGGCCAAGGCCAGAACATGGGCCAGGGCCAGGGCGCGGGCCAGAACTTGAACCAGCCCCCGCAGCAGGGCCACCCCTACGGCTACCCGCAACCGGCCGCTCCCCCGTACGGAGCCACACCCCCGTACGGCGGGACACCTCCCCACGGCGGCCCTCCCTACGGCCAGGGGCAGACGGGCCCCGGCGGACGGCAGCCACAGAGGAGCGGCCGTTCGACGGCGGCGCTGATCGCGGTGGCGCTGGTGGTGGCGCTGGGAGCGGGCGGCTCCGTGTACGCGCTGATGCGGGAAGGCGGCGACGAACCCGGCTCGGGCCATTCGAGCAGCGCGGCCTCCTCGTCCCAGGGCTCGGAGACACCGACGACGACCGGCGAGAGCGAGTCGGGTTCCACCGAGGGCGACAAGAACGCGAACGACACGGACAACACCTCCACGGGCGGCGATGTGCCGGACAAGTTCGTCGGCAGCTGGCGCTCGACCCTGGAGGTGAGCGGCGGAACCCAAGAACTCCGCATGACCATCACGCAAGGCAGTACGGGCGACACCGTGATGACCCTCGCGGACAGCGGCCCCGCCTACGACTGCCGATGGACCGCCAGACTCAACGGCGGCGACGACACACTCGAACTCAGCCCGAGCGACCTCACCCAGGGCGAAAAACCCCAATGCAGCCCCGGCAAAACCAGCCGCCTCCAACTCACGGACCCAAACACCCTCGTACGCCAACAGGTGGGCTCCACAAAGGCACCGGTGACTTACACGAAGGAGTGA
- a CDS encoding NUDIX hydrolase, with protein MTQQNKDERPGIAAAIVVTDGRVLMVRRRVSEGQLSWQFPAGEVEPGEVSEDAAVRETREETGLTVAVEKLLGERVHPKTGRLMSYTACGVLGGVAHVADTEELAELAWVAHAEIPEYVPYGLFEPVQEYLDAALPSWPAPGP; from the coding sequence GTGACCCAACAGAACAAGGATGAGCGTCCGGGTATCGCCGCAGCCATTGTGGTGACCGACGGGCGGGTGCTGATGGTGCGGCGCCGGGTCAGTGAGGGGCAGCTCTCCTGGCAGTTCCCGGCCGGAGAGGTCGAGCCCGGCGAGGTCAGTGAGGACGCGGCTGTGCGGGAGACCCGGGAGGAGACCGGGCTGACCGTGGCGGTGGAGAAGCTGCTCGGTGAGCGAGTACATCCGAAGACTGGCCGGCTGATGTCGTACACCGCCTGCGGCGTGTTGGGCGGTGTCGCTCATGTCGCGGACACCGAGGAACTCGCTGAACTGGCCTGGGTCGCCCACGCCGAGATCCCCGAGTACGTGCCGTACGGGCTCTTCGAGCCGGTGCAGGAGTACTTGGACGCGGCCCTGCCGTCCTGGCCTGCTCCGGGCCCGTGA
- a CDS encoding DUF397 domain-containing protein produces MTTESPRWFKSSYSDNGGQCVEVAANLAASHGVVPVRDSKNPTGPSLRVTPDAFASFIAGTKAGEFGTA; encoded by the coding sequence GTGACCACCGAATCCCCCCGCTGGTTCAAGTCCTCCTACAGCGACAACGGCGGTCAGTGCGTCGAGGTCGCTGCCAACCTCGCCGCGTCCCACGGCGTCGTTCCCGTACGCGACTCCAAGAACCCGACCGGTCCAAGCCTCCGTGTCACCCCCGACGCGTTCGCCTCGTTCATCGCGGGTACGAAGGCCGGAGAGTTCGGTACCGCCTGA
- a CDS encoding CYTH domain-containing protein, giving the protein MAIEIEMRARFTKEAHDRLVPLLEADGEDLGPDDKHIYFYVLPDQLLKVTDNTTAGTAKITLKGSRIGQGTAFAENEFALAPADVPTAVKVFNALGFETTMHEAFNYRHNFRFGGVEIAVKWSEAWGYHAEFEVLLEDSAPDAARAEAEARITDVATALGVTLMTEQELADFTATFEAAERKRKEQEQQAAPIR; this is encoded by the coding sequence GTGGCCATCGAGATCGAGATGCGCGCCCGCTTCACCAAGGAAGCCCACGACCGGCTCGTCCCCCTCCTGGAGGCGGACGGGGAAGACCTGGGCCCCGATGACAAGCACATCTACTTCTACGTGCTCCCCGACCAGCTCCTGAAGGTCACCGACAACACCACAGCGGGTACCGCGAAGATCACGCTCAAGGGGAGCCGGATCGGCCAGGGAACGGCCTTCGCGGAGAACGAGTTCGCCCTCGCACCCGCTGACGTCCCCACCGCGGTGAAGGTGTTCAACGCACTCGGGTTCGAGACAACGATGCACGAGGCGTTCAACTACCGGCACAACTTCCGCTTCGGCGGTGTCGAGATCGCCGTCAAGTGGAGTGAGGCGTGGGGTTACCACGCCGAGTTCGAGGTCCTGTTGGAGGACAGCGCCCCGGACGCGGCCCGTGCCGAAGCAGAGGCCAGGATCACGGACGTCGCGACGGCGCTCGGCGTGACCTTGATGACGGAGCAGGAACTGGCCGACTTCACCGCCACCTTCGAAGCGGCCG
- a CDS encoding DUF6924 domain-containing protein — MLLIRTGDDDDVWNDVLWRMGELPGMRVAGDGSQVGPAGAADAGAASSIPRRLVVADDPAWRGATAEEVAEALEEPGIWVPDLVVLTDDRTARNAEARTLLAFGSDDGDISGFWITPRQAAMTYLVLNRPLISFVFEDFAERAPTEPEWEVEDDEELGEDHLYEPVGVTMEALSNPPRYTRPDHELPVLDHDIDLLVRTDFTDDAAWASLVDQVAHPADDLYDDDLSDHVRLVDDPAFAGATPEQVLAHIRPSDDEEGMFAEVVLIADATTLHRAGQRVLVVPMSDDVGLTFRVDADQVRSMLINLALSNQDIDDWRGEEKEEAEDA; from the coding sequence ATGTTGTTGATACGCACAGGCGACGATGACGACGTCTGGAACGACGTCCTGTGGCGGATGGGCGAACTGCCCGGCATGCGGGTCGCCGGTGACGGGAGTCAGGTCGGCCCGGCCGGTGCGGCTGACGCGGGGGCAGCGTCCTCGATTCCCCGGCGGCTGGTCGTGGCGGACGATCCCGCCTGGCGGGGCGCCACCGCCGAAGAAGTCGCCGAGGCGCTGGAAGAGCCCGGGATCTGGGTACCGGATCTGGTGGTGCTCACCGACGACAGGACCGCGCGCAACGCGGAGGCGCGCACGCTGTTGGCCTTCGGCAGTGACGACGGCGACATCAGTGGCTTCTGGATCACGCCGCGCCAGGCGGCCATGACCTATCTGGTGCTCAACCGTCCCTTGATCTCCTTCGTCTTCGAGGACTTCGCCGAGCGGGCCCCCACCGAGCCGGAATGGGAGGTCGAGGACGACGAGGAGTTGGGCGAGGACCATCTCTACGAGCCTGTGGGCGTCACCATGGAAGCGTTGAGCAACCCGCCCCGCTACACCAGGCCCGACCATGAACTGCCCGTGCTCGACCATGACATCGACCTGCTGGTGCGTACCGATTTCACCGACGACGCGGCCTGGGCCTCCCTGGTCGATCAGGTGGCCCACCCGGCGGACGACCTGTACGACGACGATCTCAGCGACCACGTCCGACTCGTGGACGATCCGGCCTTCGCGGGCGCCACACCCGAGCAGGTGCTCGCTCACATACGCCCCAGCGACGACGAGGAAGGGATGTTCGCGGAAGTGGTGCTGATCGCCGACGCCACCACCCTGCACAGGGCCGGGCAGCGTGTCCTCGTGGTCCCCATGTCGGACGACGTCGGGCTCACCTTCCGGGTGGATGCCGATCAGGTGAGGAGCATGCTGATCAACTTGGCGTTGAGCAACCAGGACATTGATGACTGGCGGGGGGAGGAGAAGGAGGAGGCGGAGGACGCGTAG
- a CDS encoding MFS transporter, producing MSSDVCDTVTSAESGAGSGTGPGAESGGAADVRQAPPEPASSSWAAVFSLAVGVFGLLTAEYLPASLLTPIASDLGISEAVAGQAVTVTAVAAMLSGLLTASLTRKIDRRVVLLGFTVLLIVSNVLVATAANVVVLMLMRILLGIALGGFWSMAAAAAMRLVPAASVPRAISIIFSGIAVATIVAVPLGSYLGELTGWRSTFLAAAALGVVTLVFQLCTLPRMAPHGSARLGTLWKVLRRPGFGVGIVGMLLVHIGHYALFTYIRPALENLMHVHVSQLAVLLFVFGVANFVGTLAAGWLLQTSLRLTLVLTPTVMGVAALGFALLPLGQAGYIVLLVLWGLAFGGVSVAWSNWATRMVPDQAESAGGLVVVGVQSAIAGGAAAGGVMFGMGGAVTVFTVSGVVLLASASLILLRVRAPRHAGTV from the coding sequence TTGAGCAGTGATGTGTGCGACACGGTGACCAGCGCCGAGTCCGGTGCGGGGTCCGGTACCGGACCCGGTGCCGAGTCCGGCGGAGCGGCCGATGTGCGGCAGGCGCCGCCCGAACCGGCCTCGTCGTCCTGGGCGGCGGTGTTCTCGCTGGCTGTGGGTGTCTTCGGACTGCTGACGGCGGAGTACCTGCCAGCCAGCTTGTTGACCCCCATCGCCTCTGACCTGGGGATATCCGAGGCTGTGGCCGGGCAGGCGGTGACTGTCACCGCGGTGGCGGCGATGCTTTCCGGGTTGTTGACCGCGAGCCTGACCCGGAAGATCGACCGGAGGGTGGTGCTGCTCGGCTTCACCGTCCTGTTGATCGTCTCCAATGTGCTGGTGGCCACAGCCGCCAACGTAGTGGTGCTGATGCTGATGCGGATTCTGCTGGGCATCGCGCTCGGCGGCTTCTGGAGCATGGCTGCGGCGGCGGCCATGCGTCTGGTGCCCGCGGCGTCGGTCCCACGTGCGATCTCGATCATCTTCAGCGGTATCGCGGTGGCGACCATCGTGGCGGTGCCGCTCGGCAGCTACCTCGGTGAGCTGACCGGCTGGCGTAGCACCTTTCTGGCGGCTGCGGCGCTCGGAGTGGTGACGCTGGTGTTCCAGCTGTGCACGCTGCCCCGGATGGCGCCCCACGGTTCGGCGCGGCTCGGCACCTTGTGGAAGGTGCTGCGACGCCCGGGGTTCGGGGTGGGCATCGTGGGAATGCTGCTGGTTCACATCGGGCATTACGCGCTGTTCACGTACATCCGGCCGGCGCTGGAAAACTTGATGCACGTCCATGTCAGCCAGCTCGCGGTGCTGTTGTTCGTCTTCGGAGTGGCGAACTTCGTGGGAACACTGGCGGCCGGATGGCTTCTACAGACCAGCCTGCGCCTGACGCTGGTGCTGACGCCGACGGTGATGGGCGTCGCGGCGCTCGGCTTCGCGCTGCTCCCCCTGGGACAGGCCGGTTACATCGTCCTGCTGGTCCTCTGGGGCCTGGCCTTCGGTGGCGTGTCGGTGGCCTGGTCGAACTGGGCGACCCGCATGGTGCCCGACCAGGCGGAGAGCGCGGGCGGGCTCGTGGTGGTGGGCGTCCAGTCCGCCATCGCGGGCGGGGCCGCAGCGGGTGGCGTGATGTTCGGTATGGGGGGCGCCGTCACCGTCTTCACGGTCTCCGGCGTCGTACTGCTCGCCTCCGCGTCGCTGATCCTGCTGCGGGTCAGGGCGCCCCGACACGCCGGGACGGTCTGA
- a CDS encoding helix-turn-helix domain-containing protein, producing MNIKELDPDSSPQAAFGARLRRLREERAWTQDELGTRMGYSSTHLSSVETGRKLPTLRLARRADLAFGTGDVFEREWREMRRGSLLEGFPEYIEHEGRAAEVRLYEVGVIPGLLQTPEYATVLAESAVKRGAITAEQADERIALVTDRQAALIRTPPPLVFVVLDESCIRRRIGEANTVDAQFARLLEFAEQPTTVLQVAPFDMGARRPLNLPVTVLTLPDRSLMSYAESSQQGHLDRESTSVLPMLTAYHQLQTESLSQAASVTMIDQLRKGTL from the coding sequence TTGAACATCAAGGAACTGGACCCGGACAGCTCTCCACAGGCCGCATTTGGCGCCCGTTTACGCAGGTTGCGTGAAGAGCGCGCCTGGACTCAGGACGAACTGGGCACCCGAATGGGGTACTCAAGTACGCATCTCTCCTCCGTCGAAACTGGTCGCAAACTTCCAACCTTGCGCCTCGCACGGCGCGCGGATCTAGCATTCGGCACCGGTGACGTGTTCGAACGCGAGTGGCGGGAGATGAGGCGCGGCAGTCTGCTCGAAGGCTTCCCGGAGTACATCGAGCACGAAGGACGCGCGGCAGAGGTTCGACTGTACGAAGTCGGCGTCATTCCTGGGCTGCTACAGACACCGGAGTACGCGACCGTCCTCGCCGAGAGCGCAGTCAAGCGAGGGGCCATCACCGCCGAGCAGGCGGACGAACGAATCGCACTTGTCACGGACCGGCAGGCCGCCCTCATCCGGACGCCCCCGCCATTGGTCTTCGTTGTCCTGGACGAGAGCTGTATCCGTCGCCGCATCGGTGAAGCCAACACCGTGGACGCCCAGTTTGCGCGCTTGCTTGAATTCGCCGAGCAGCCGACCACCGTGCTACAGGTCGCGCCATTCGACATGGGTGCTCGCCGACCCTTGAACCTCCCGGTGACCGTCTTGACGCTGCCGGACCGATCACTCATGTCTTACGCGGAGTCCTCTCAGCAGGGGCACCTCGACCGCGAAAGCACATCCGTGCTGCCCATGTTGACGGCCTACCATCAGTTGCAAACCGAATCGCTGTCCCAAGCAGCGTCCGTGACCATGATCGATCAGTTACGAAAGGGCACACTGTGA
- a CDS encoding NUDIX hydrolase, with amino-acid sequence MDVIEHWNGRYACLLQSALRLGNEQFAARLGIAVRTVAAWRSDAAVVPRREIQQLLDTAYEQAPPAGRQRFALLLAKERAATDSMEPGVQALRVAIGVVVRDRDVLLVCRRDNEAAGITWQFPAGVIKPGGKPETTTVRETLNETGVHCAVRQYLGNRLHPVTGVLCEYFQCDYLAGEAINSDAAENIDVVWVPRKSVLRFIPVATIFPPILAVLEEQP; translated from the coding sequence GTGGATGTGATCGAGCACTGGAACGGCCGGTACGCCTGCCTCCTGCAGTCCGCCCTACGGCTCGGCAACGAACAGTTCGCCGCCCGACTGGGCATCGCCGTGAGGACGGTGGCCGCATGGCGCTCCGACGCGGCCGTCGTGCCGCGCAGGGAGATACAACAGCTTCTCGACACGGCCTATGAGCAGGCTCCTCCGGCCGGGCGACAGCGCTTCGCGCTCCTGCTGGCGAAGGAAAGGGCCGCAACGGACTCGATGGAGCCAGGAGTGCAGGCGCTGAGGGTCGCCATCGGCGTGGTGGTCCGCGACCGCGATGTCCTCCTGGTGTGCAGGCGGGACAACGAAGCCGCTGGCATCACGTGGCAGTTCCCGGCCGGCGTCATCAAGCCGGGAGGCAAGCCGGAAACCACCACCGTGCGGGAGACCTTGAACGAAACAGGTGTCCACTGCGCGGTCCGGCAATACCTGGGGAACCGGCTCCACCCCGTGACCGGAGTGCTGTGTGAGTACTTCCAGTGCGATTACCTGGCCGGTGAGGCCATCAACAGCGATGCGGCCGAGAATATCGACGTCGTGTGGGTACCCAGGAAGTCGGTACTTCGTTTTATTCCCGTCGCTACGATCTTTCCACCCATTCTGGCCGTCCTGGAGGAGCAGCCGTGA
- a CDS encoding AraC family transcriptional regulator: protein MTETPGGGAGQFALSSDLISELLTSMRLRGVRYRRVHVGPRFGLTFDARPGRAAFHFLAVGSAVLRTEDGTIHELSAGNAVFLPHGGSHQLLSGPDVPARGIDSFDAVPLSEAVSDVDTCPSTDPTPSAIFFNGSMEFDLGGMQGLSRLMPEVMLVDAGGERYPGLLPILSSMKREVCAGRVGFAGVLARLAEVAAAMIVRGWIECGCDNSSGLVAALRDPRLARAILALHRQPGHHWTVAELAAECHVSRSVFADRFQATIGMPPLRYATELRMLLAGQWLAQDTLPIHSVAQRLGYGSQAAFSRAFKRVTGLPPGVSRDTSLADAGGP from the coding sequence TTGACCGAGACTCCGGGCGGGGGTGCGGGGCAGTTCGCTCTGTCGTCCGACCTCATCAGCGAACTGCTGACCAGCATGCGGTTGCGCGGTGTGCGATACCGCCGTGTCCATGTCGGCCCGAGGTTCGGCCTCACCTTCGACGCCAGGCCCGGACGTGCCGCGTTCCACTTCCTCGCCGTCGGCTCCGCCGTCCTGCGCACCGAGGACGGGACGATCCACGAGCTGTCGGCCGGCAATGCCGTGTTCCTGCCCCACGGCGGGTCCCATCAGCTGCTCTCAGGACCGGATGTGCCCGCCAGGGGCATCGACAGTTTCGACGCGGTCCCCCTCAGTGAGGCGGTCAGTGACGTGGACACCTGCCCGAGCACCGACCCGACTCCCAGTGCGATCTTCTTCAACGGCTCCATGGAGTTCGACCTCGGGGGAATGCAGGGTCTCAGCCGGCTGATGCCCGAGGTGATGCTGGTCGACGCCGGGGGAGAGCGTTACCCGGGACTACTGCCGATCCTCTCGTCCATGAAGCGTGAAGTCTGCGCGGGACGCGTGGGCTTCGCCGGCGTCCTCGCCCGGCTGGCCGAAGTGGCGGCGGCCATGATCGTCAGGGGCTGGATCGAATGCGGATGTGACAACAGCTCGGGTCTCGTCGCCGCGTTGCGCGATCCCCGCCTGGCCCGCGCCATCCTGGCCCTGCACAGGCAGCCCGGACATCACTGGACCGTGGCGGAGCTGGCAGCGGAATGCCATGTGTCCAGGTCCGTCTTTGCCGACAGGTTCCAGGCCACGATCGGCATGCCGCCCCTCCGCTACGCCACGGAGCTGCGGATGCTCCTCGCCGGCCAGTGGCTGGCCCAGGACACCTTGCCGATCCACTCCGTGGCCCAGCGCCTCGGCTACGGCTCACAGGCCGCGTTCAGCCGGGCCTTCAAACGCGTCACCGGCCTGCCGCCCGGTGTCAGCAGGGACACCTCACTCGCGGACGCGGGCGGCCCCTGA
- a CDS encoding nucleoside-diphosphate kinase: MPEVPAHTVERTLVLLKPDALARGLAGRIVTRFEDAALKIVGTKMKWMDEEFTRRHYSDLEERLGPEVYNVTSTFMQQGPVIALVLEGFDAIATVRKIVGSTYPNQAPAGTVRGDLSHYSAAASVASGKAVANLVHASGNAEEAKQEVELWFDKDELQDYRTLAEIYTY, translated from the coding sequence ATGCCTGAGGTTCCTGCACACACTGTTGAGCGCACGCTCGTCCTGCTCAAACCCGATGCGCTGGCCCGTGGCCTGGCAGGACGGATCGTCACACGGTTCGAGGATGCCGCGCTGAAGATCGTCGGCACGAAGATGAAGTGGATGGACGAGGAGTTCACCCGTCGGCACTATTCCGACCTTGAGGAACGACTGGGTCCTGAGGTCTACAACGTCACGTCGACCTTCATGCAGCAAGGGCCGGTCATCGCTCTGGTGTTGGAGGGCTTCGACGCCATCGCCACCGTCCGCAAGATCGTCGGAAGTACTTACCCGAACCAGGCCCCGGCCGGAACAGTGCGGGGCGATCTCTCGCACTACAGTGCCGCGGCCAGCGTCGCCTCGGGCAAGGCGGTCGCCAACCTCGTGCACGCCTCCGGCAACGCCGAGGAGGCCAAGCAGGAGGTGGAGCTGTGGTTCGACAAGGACGAGCTGCAGGACTACAGGACGCTGGCAGAGATCTACACGTACTAG
- a CDS encoding methyltransferase domain-containing protein → MEWQAHARRLATEISDPVSRWLAPVARVPRHELVPRWWERDGGAWVLRDGACADPDTWAEVAYADTSLVTRVGAFHADHAQPGDRPTGLPTSCGTLPGLVVRMLRLARLGDGLPVLDLGTGTGLLAAYASFRVGAQHVTSLDVDPYLVSAAGDRLAGLGHHPKMVTADATDHVPGTYERIVSTVGLPPGPGLRAVLAALPPGGRLVTPLARTSLIVTGWKRSNGDVVGRVEWEWARFMPARSGDDYPPGRDGLLDLARNAGGDGGAGPDEVETSTGRYPVVDVVNAWELRSMLEVTTPGVELDYVARGRGRTACLAHPDGSWARASAEWCDPPTVHQGGPRRLWDALERIRSYLNTEGSLPLYGAHVRITPDGTVHLSRGLWRASMGGSFLDGVSNGGPSVGGSSLRD, encoded by the coding sequence ATGGAATGGCAAGCACACGCACGTCGGCTCGCCACCGAGATCTCCGACCCCGTATCGCGGTGGCTGGCCCCGGTGGCCAGGGTGCCCCGGCATGAGCTGGTGCCCCGGTGGTGGGAGCGGGACGGGGGTGCGTGGGTCCTGCGGGACGGGGCCTGCGCCGACCCGGACACATGGGCCGAAGTCGCTTACGCGGACACGTCATTGGTCACTCGGGTCGGGGCGTTCCACGCCGACCACGCCCAACCCGGCGACCGGCCCACGGGACTGCCCACGTCGTGCGGCACCTTGCCGGGTCTCGTGGTTCGGATGCTGCGCCTCGCCCGGCTCGGTGACGGGCTGCCCGTACTCGATCTGGGTACCGGAACCGGTCTGCTCGCGGCCTACGCCTCCTTCCGCGTCGGGGCTCAGCACGTGACGAGCCTCGACGTGGACCCGTACCTGGTGAGCGCCGCGGGCGACCGCCTCGCGGGGCTCGGCCACCACCCGAAGATGGTCACGGCCGACGCCACCGACCATGTGCCGGGAACGTACGAACGGATCGTCTCCACCGTGGGGCTCCCGCCGGGGCCCGGTCTTCGGGCGGTGCTCGCCGCGCTCCCGCCCGGCGGGCGTCTCGTCACGCCCCTCGCGCGTACGTCCCTGATCGTCACCGGGTGGAAGCGGAGTAACGGGGACGTGGTGGGGCGGGTGGAGTGGGAGTGGGCCAGGTTCATGCCCGCCCGGTCCGGCGACGACTACCCGCCTGGCCGGGATGGCCTGTTGGACCTGGCCCGCAACGCGGGCGGCGACGGGGGAGCGGGCCCGGACGAGGTCGAGACGAGTACCGGCAGGTACCCCGTGGTGGACGTGGTCAACGCGTGGGAGCTCCGGTCCATGCTGGAAGTCACCACGCCCGGCGTGGAGCTGGACTACGTGGCCCGTGGACGCGGGCGCACGGCCTGCCTGGCCCATCCCGACGGTTCGTGGGCGCGCGCGTCCGCCGAGTGGTGCGACCCGCCCACCGTGCACCAGGGGGGCCCGCGGCGGCTGTGGGACGCCTTGGAACGCATCCGCAGCTACCTCAACACAGAGGGCAGCCTGCCCCTTTACGGTGCGCATGTCCGCATCACTCCGGACGGGACGGTCCATCTGTCGCGAGGACTGTGGCGTGCCTCCATGGGCGGCTCGTTCCTGGACGGCGTGTCCAATGGCGGCCCGTCCGTGGGCGGCTCGTCCCTGCGCGATTGA